Genomic DNA from Taurinivorans muris:
TATAGTATTCTTTTTCAAAATAAATAATTTTGTCGTACAATTCGTTGGGCAGCTGAATTTTGATGCGTATCATTTTACACCTCTTTTAATAATAGTTTTTATAATATTCTAAGGTCATGGGCGGTTCTTCGTCCGTACATTCAATTTTCTTTGGCGTGCAAAAATCACTGTTCAGGCAGTAAAGTTTTTCGGTTTCTTCCAAATGTTCCTCTATGGCCTCGATAATGACTTCTTTTACGGGGATTTTTCTGCACTCTGCAACCTGTTTTAATCGTTCCAATACTTCTGTTTCAATATTGACAATAAGTTGTTTCATGTTCTCCTCGCTTATTTCTTTAGGACGGTTTTGTTTTGTTCGATTTGTTCCTGTTCCGTAAGATAGATTTTTTCCAGTTCTTCAAGGTGCAGGCGTATTGCTTCTTGGATATAAAATGTTTTGCTGCGGTCGGTGCGTTCCGCAAGCCGTTCCAAACGGGCGTGCAGTTCGGGTGTCAGCCTTAATGATGTGGAATATGCTTTTCTTTCTTGGTTGGTTTTGAATCCGCTGTTCATGCTTTACTCCGGTAAGCATTATTGTGTTGCTGTGTATTATAAGTGTATTACATGTAGTACACTTATATGACTATGTCAAGTTAACTTTATGCAGGGAGGAGAGAATAGGTAATTAAGAAATATTGCGTTGCACCGACAGTGCAGAAAATATTGATTACAGAATTGCTTGAACGATGCAGAACAATTTTTTTGATTGAGGATATAAATTTTTTGTGGGGAATAGTGTGGGGAAGATAAACAAAAAGGACTTAGAATTTTCTCTAACTCCTTCAAATTTTTGGCGTCCTCAAGGGGATTTGAACCCCTGTTGACGGCGTGAAAGGCCGCTGTCCTGGGCCGGCTAGACGATGAGGACGTATGCCGTGAAAAGTCTTTTATGTGATATTGCATGCTTTGTCAAATGTTTTTTTTTTTTTTTTTGAGAAAAGGAGATATTTTGATAGAGTTGTTACAGTAGATGGGGTTTTCAACATCAATATTGATATTGATGTTGAAAAGGTCATCCTTATTTGTTTGATGTTACTTAACCTTTTGGCATAACTTTAAAAAGTAATCGCTTGATAGCTTGATGTAATGGAAAAATATTGAACGTTATGATGAAAAAATATAGTCAGACTGATTATTGAACGAACGGATATATTATTGACTTTTTATTGATAAGAAGATAAATAAGTTGAATAAAAATATAAAGAAGTGTTTATGAATATAAATAATCTTATAAAAAAATTTAAAGAAGATGAAAGTATAGCCCGTGTTACCCAAAACAATCTGAGTAATTTTTTAAGTTGCAATGAAGTTGGAATTTCTAAAATAATAGCGTGGCTGCTTGATTCAGAAGAGACGCATGAATTAGGAAATAAATTTTCAAAAGCTTTTATAAAACAGTTAAATAAAAAAGCAAAATTAAGACTAAGCGTTAATGCCTTAAATAAAGCTATTATTGTATGTGAATATCCTATTCGGCACAACAACCAAAATAGGCGACTAGATATTCTTATTACAACTGATGAGCTATGTATTGTTATTGAAAATAAGTTTGGCTGTAAAGAACATAATAATCAATTAAATTGCTATAAAAAATATTTTGAAGATGCGAGAAAGAAAAAACAGGTTTCTTCATATTTTGTGTATTTAGACGTGAATTATGCTGAGAGTGGTGAAGAAAATACTATAAATTCTGATTGGATAGCTCTAAATTACGATTGGATACTTGACTTTTTAAATGAGAATATTCAATCAGTCGCTAAAGAAGCAAAGCCGGTTTTGTCGGAATTTCGCGCAATGATTGAAGCGCATGATCTTTCTGATGATATTGACGAGTTATGCTTAAACCATCATGAGTTGATTGATGAAGTGGAACAGATCAGGCAGGAAAAGGTAACGAATTTTATTTTTAGCAAAAGTTCATTTAACCTTGAATTATTTAAAGTTTATAAAAAATACCAATGGATATTTGATTGGCTTATTTCGCATAATAAGTTTTACCATAATATAACTCTGGCAAATGATGTATGCAATTCAATAAGATATAAGAATACGGTTAAGTATAATATTACAAAAAATACGATTGAATTTACGCATAGAGATACGTATGATTTTGCGGAAGAACAAGATATATATTGGGGAAGTTACATTATATTGAAAACTGTTGAGCATGAGAACAGGTATTCATTAAAACTTTATTTTAATCTTGAACAATGCGATGAAAATAAAAAAGAAGAAATAAAAGAAAAAATTTATGAGTATAGAGAGAAAACAATAGGCTCGACAGCAAAGCGTGTTTTAGTTTTAGAATATGAAGATGTGAGCAAAAGAAGTTTAGCTGATAGATTTGACGAGCTTTTTTCAATACTAAAAAAATTGCAAAAAGTATACGTCATCAAGTAAAAAAAAACAGAAGTTAACAAGCAGTTATTGGCTATTAGTAAGAACATCTCATTCATATTTTTATAGAAAAGCATGCGGGAAAATACCCTGCATGCTTTTTGCAATCCGAATTATTTTTTGCGCTTTTGCTTGGAGTGTTTTTCCTTTGGGTTTTGTTTGGAGTTTTTGGCATTTTTTTCATTTGTAGCGCGCTGTGATTTTGTTTTTTTTGATTGATATTTTTCTGATTTATACTTTTTTGCTTGCCGATTTTTATTTTCATTTTTATTGTTGCGGAAAAGGGTGCTTCTGCCTTTTGCTTTGCGAGGAGTCACGCCCATAAGGATTAAATCAATTTCAAGGCGGGTGATGTCCACAAATTCGATTTGCACGTCTATTTCGTCGCCAAGCCTGTATTCGGCCCCTGTGCGTTCTCCGTAAAGGATTTGTTTGGTTTCGTCATAAACAAAATAGTCGTCGCCCAGTTTTTCCATGCGTATCATGCCTTCAGCCATGTTTTCCCGCATTTCTGCAAACACGCCGAAATTGCTCAATCCGCTGATAACGGCTTTAAAGGTTTTTCCGATGGATTTTTCCAGCATCAAACAAGAAAGCCTGCGGAATACCTCACGTTCAGCCGTTTGGGCGGTGCGTTCCTGCTCGTTGCAACTATCCGCAATATTTTCAAGGTATTCCGGATTGAAAATGGAATGGTTTTTGTCGAAAAGTCCGAGTTCCGCTTTGAGGCTCCTATGGACCATAAGGTCCGCATACCTGCGTATGGGCGAGGTGAAGTGGCAGTAACATTTTGAGGCGAGCCCGAAATGAATGTCCAAAAACGGACTGTAACGCGCCTGCATCATTGCCCGCAAAATCATGCGGTGGGCGAGATAATTATTTTTCGCAATGCTTGCAAGGTGGGTATGTTCATCGGTATCGTCCGTAACGTTTTGTTTGGGATTTTCAAGTTCCGCATTATGTCCGTTCGTATTTTTTTCCGCAATTTTTCTTATGGAGCTCAAACTGTTCAGAATTTGGCTGAGCCATGCGCTTTCGCCTATTTTGTCGGGTGTTTCGGCAGGCAGGATTTCTGCCAAGCTTGTTTGTCCGAAAATAACGGAAAGATTTTGCATGCGTTCAGGCGCAGGAGCGGGGTGGACACGGTAGAGGCAAGCAGCCTTTTTCTTGTGCAGAAATTCGGCGACAGCTTCATTGGCGCTGACCATGAACGCTTCAATAAGCTCATGGGCGAAAAAATGAGGGCGCTTTTCAAGGGCGATCATGGTATCATTTTCGATAACGCATTGTTGTTCCGGAATTTCCAAATTGAGCGAACCTGCTTTATGACGTTTTTTGATAAGAATTTCAGCCAGTTCCTTCGCCTCAAACAGCATGGCGCCGACTTCCTCCGCAATGGCGGGGACTAAAGCGTTATTTCTTCCGGCGTCGTATAATTCCTGCACGGCATTGTATGTAAGGCGAGCCTTGGATTTCATGACGCCTTGTCCGAATTCCGTATTTTTGATTTGCCCGCGGACGCCAAAGCTGATTTTTGCGAACATGACCCTGTGTTCTTCGTCGGGGCGTAAACTGCACAGTCCGTTTGAAAGCGTTTCCGGGAGCATCGGTTCGACAGAATGAGGAAAATAATAAGAATTGCCGCGGTGTTTGGCTTCCTTGTCAAGCTTGGAATAGGGGGTGACGTAGCGCGACACATCGGCAATGGCGACAATAAGATTATAACCTTGGTCCGTTTTTTCAACAAAAACAGCGTCGTCAAAATCGCGGGAATCTTCTCCGTCAATGGTGACAAGACAAATATCCCTTAAATCCGTATCTCCCTCTTCCAAAGGAATACGGAGTGTTCGCCGTTCTTGTTCCGTTTTTAAAAAGCCTTCGGCAAGAGCGATGTTTTCCGCCTCGTTAAGAACGTCGTCAGGAAATTCCGTAGGGATATTGTTGCTGATTTTGGTAATGCTTTCCTGTACGGAAACTTTGTTTTGTCCGCCGAGGAACTTCTGCGGAAAAGCAAGCCAAAGGGGCGTATCAAGACTGGAGGGCAAGCGGTTTTCAATGCGGACTTCCAACAGGTCGCCGTTTTTGAGGATTTGATTGTTCTCTGCCGTGATTTCCTGCAAAAACTTTTCCGTAAGGGGAATGAGCACGGTAAAATTGAAACGGCTGTCCGTCGGTTTTGCAAGATACGCATGTTCGGCAAGATGTTTGATGTGTTTCAATTGCTGCTTATTCGCGTCTTCTTCAAGGCGGACCGTCAGTGCCGTATGGGTCCTTTCCAAAATTCGGGTGACTTTTCCCTCGCGTCTTTTATTGAAAATTCCGTGCGCGTTCGCTTTCGGGCGGGGCATAAGAATGACTTCAACAATATCGCCGTTCCATGCGTCGCCGAGGTTGTGCTCCGGAATATAAATATCTTCTTTGATTTGTGGAAATTCTTCTTTGCTGACAGTGACGAAAGCCGCTCCGGAACGCTGCACCGCCAACCGCCCCTTTAAATGGCTGAGGCTGGCGCTGACGCTGTATGTCCCGCCTCTTTGACGGGTAATTTTTCCCTTTTCCACAAGTTCGTGCAGCAGGGAAAGGACTTCTTTCTTGGAGCGACGGCTTACTTCCGCGCGCCGTAAAATATCGTCAAGCCTAAGCGGGTGGGGAGTTTTTTCCAGAATGGAATAAATGAGTTCGGAGGAAAATTCGGATTGTTTTTTGTTTTTTGAATGTTCCTTTTCCGGATCTTGTCCAAAGTATGTCTTTCTCTTTTTTGATGTTTTTTTCATAATAAATCTCAATTAATTTCCATTGTTAAAATGTGTTAAAATATTTTCGGCGAACCACGTTTCAAAAGTATGGGGTGTGAACGCGCAAGCATGGAATTGTACGGCTGTTGCAGTGCAATATATTTCTTTTCGTGCCAATTCCGGATGCCGTTTTAGTTTTACAGCGTCTTTTTCCGTGCAGATGACAGGCATATCAAGGGCTAAAAGTTTTGCGGCATGTTTTTCCATGTCGGCATGGTCGGTTAAAAATATGCTTTTCGCACAGGCCTGTCCTAAGAAATTTTGTACACTTTCCTGAAATTGGTAAGGATTGCCGATGCCGGCGATGAGGGCGTACTGCCTGATCGGTTTTATTTCTTTATGAAAGAGCGGTTCCAAACGTTCGATATTAAGGTTGAATACAAAAAGCGGTTTATGGTAAGGAGCAAGCTTGACAAGGCAATGCTGTTTGATTTGTTTCCATGCGGAGGGCGGGCATTTCAGAAAGAATGCGCTTGCTCTGTGCAGGGCTTGTTCGGGTTCCCGCCATGAGCCGAGAGGGATAAGAGTGTTCCAGTTGGATTTTGCATACTCCGCTTTCGGGGTGAGGTCGTCTTTATCAAGCAGAACAAAATTTTCTGTACGGTTCAGGGCAAAATGCTGAAATCCGTCATCCATGAGCAGGGCTTGGATATGGGGCAGGTTTTTTTCAGCATACAAGGCGCTTTCTGCACGCTTCGGGTTGATAATGATAGTCGTGAAAGGATTTTTATTAAAAAGCATGCACGGTTCATCGGGAAGCCGACTATCGTTCATAACGGAATTTTTGTCAAGCACAAAAGGGTAATGCGGAAGTTTGACGCCGTAACCGCGGCTCAGCACCGCACAGTCGATATGTTCCTTATGGAAACGTTTCAGCAGATAATCGATGAGCGGACTTTTGCCTGTTCCTCCCCAAGAAATGTTGCCGACGCAGATACAGGGAATTTTCGGGGTATAGGTCTTGAGAATGCCGTGTTTGTAAAGAAAAAAACGCATGCGGGAAATAACGGCGAATAGCCATGAAAAAGGAAGCAAAACCGGTGCGAGAATGATTTGAAGCCTATGTTTTTGTGCCATTTATAAAACCCCGTGCAAATTTTGCAGAAAAGCCAGCTTTTGATTTTTAGGAAGATTTTTTATGGTTATTTCAAGTTTCAATGCCTGGGATTTTTGCATGAGTCCTTGATAGGCAAGAAGAGTGACGGGGCGGCGGCTTTGCGTATATTTCGCACCGCCCTTTCTTATGCCGTTATGCTGCTGGAATCGTCTGATGAGATTTGCGGTGATACCGCAATAAAGGCTCTTGTCACTGCATTCCGCCAAATAAACGTACCAGTTTTGTTCGTGCGCTGTTTTCATCTTTTTCTTTTTTCGTATTTTTTTATTGAAGATACACAAAAAGGACGCAATAGACAATATGCGGAAAAAGTGAAAAACAGGATTGTCCGCGCCGGCAGGAATAAATGCATACATCATATATTTTAATGGGTTAAAAACAGAGAAAAATAGGAATGTGACGCCGGTGGATCGTGAAGAATATAGCAGGTGATTGATAGGGAATAAAACCGGTTGCAGCATATGGATTATGGGAGTGATTCCCTGCAAAAAAAAACGCATGAAAGAGAAATCCGGTTTTGACGGCTGAATTTTTTGTGAAAAAAAGAATAAAAGATATTTTTATGCTAACTAGCTGAATAGACATGATAAGCAGCCATTTTTTTTAGAAAGTGCGGCTTGACGAAAAAATAATTATTATCTACAATAAATCCGTTATTGGCATTTATTTTTAATTTTAACAAATTTCTTATAAGGAGAGTTTTTTGTTAAACAGCAATTAAGAATAAATTCAATAATAAGTGCATAATTGCGCTTGTAGTGTTGATTTGGTTTTGAGTTGGAGGATTTTAATGAAAGATAACCAATGTCATGGGGAGATAAGAACCCAGCTTGAGAAAAACCTCAGCCCGCTGGAAGTGACGGCTTTGGCTCTTGGTGCCATTGTCGGCTGGGGGTGTTTTGTTCTTCCTGGTATTCGATTCTTGCCTGAAGCGGGTCCGTTCGGAGCTGTTCTCGGCTTTTTGATTGGGGCTGTATTCCAATGTATTGTCGCACTGAATTATAGTGTGCTGATTCGTCCTTATCCTGTCGCCGGCGGCGCTTTTGCCTATGCGTATGCCGGTTTTGGCTCCAAAGGCGCATTTATTTGCGGGTGGGCGTTAGTTTTAAGCTATGTATGTGTTATTGCTGCGAATGCGACCGCACTTATCTTGCTTACCCGGTATTTGCTGCCCGGCGTACTTGATGTGGGACACTTGTATTCCATTGCCGATTGGGAAGTCAATGCGGGCGAAGTCGGCTTCGTTTCCGCAATTTTGCTCCTTTTGGGGTATATGAACTATAAAGGCGTAAGTGCGGCTTCCGCAGTGCAGGTATTTTTAGCCATTGCTTTGACACTTGGTATTTTGGTGCTTGCCGGCGGAACTGCCATATCCGAGACAGCAAGTTTCGACAACTTGAAACCGTTTTTCAATGAAAACCGCGGCGTTTTTGCAAGCATATTAATGGTTCTTGCCCTGACTCCTTGGCTTTTTGTCGGGTTTGACACCATTCCGCAGACCGCCGAAGAATTTAATTTTTCTCCTCATAAAGCTCGTGACCTTATGATAATTTCCATTGTCGTGGGTGCCGTTTTATATTCCGCCATGGTGCTTGCCGTTGCGGGATATATGCCTTATCCGGAACTGCTGGCGCGTAAATTCGCATGGGACGCAGGCTGGATTGCGGACCAAGTTTTCGGACGTTTCGGCGGAATTGCCCTTTGTATTCCTGTGCTTGCCGCCATTTTGTCCGGCATGAACGGATTTTTCATGGCAAGCACGCGTTTGCTGTTCAGTATGGGACGAAGCAAATTCCTGCCCGATTGGTTTGCGGAACTTCATCCGTGTTACGGCACTCCATGGAAAAGCACTCTCTTTATCTTGATTTTCACGCTTATTTGCCCTTGGTTCGGCAGGGAAGCTTTGCTTTGGATTGTTGATATGTCCGCCATCGGTACGGCGCTCGCTTATCTTTTCACCTGTATGTGCGCATATAAGTATTTGGAACAGCATCCGGAAATAGCCCGGGCTGCCGTAGGTAAAATCTTAGCGGTCATTGGCTGCATGACTTCCATTATCTGTTTTATTTTGCTTATTTATCCAAGTTCTCCCGCAAGTATCGGCATTCCTTCCTGGTGCTGCCTTTTCTCATGGGTTATTTTGGGCGGCCTGTTTTATTCCACGAAGCATGCCGAACTTTCTGCAACTCCTCATTCCCGTTTGCGTTATTTGCTTTTCGGCAAGTCTGACTATCATGTTTTGTTTGATATCGATGAAGATGAAGAACGGGCGAAAGAAGAAGCGTATTCAAATTAGTTTCATACATAAAAGAGGTTATTATGAGAATAAGATTTTGGTTGAAAACAGTTGTTGTCGCTGTATGTGTTTTAGGTTTGACCATGCCTGCATTTGCTAAAAAAAGCGCCCAAAAAGACAATTTGGTCGATGTGAAAACCGCTTGGGTCACAGGACAGGAATCTTTCCCGGTTTGGCTCGCCAAAAAACAAGGCTGGGATAAAGAAAAAGGCATGAACATCATTACGACTGTTTATGGTTCCGGCAATGAAGCATTGGAAGATTTTTCTGTGAACAACTGGGCGATCGGCGGTCTTGGCGCCATTCCTACCTTGAGAGGCGCTAAAGACGGCAATATGCTCGTTATCGCCCTTGCCAATGACGAATCAGATGCCAATGCTGTCATGGTTCGCCCCGGAAGCCCTATTTTGAACAAGAAAGGTGTGGCAAGCTCTTATCCCAACGTATACGGTTCTGCCGTGGATATCCGCAGAAAATCATTCATCGTCACCCCTCTCAGTTCCTCCCATTACACGTTGATTAAATATCTCGAAGTTCTTGGCGTAAGCCCGAGGGAAGTCGATGTCAAATTTATCGACCAAGCGCTCGGACTGCTGAGCTTTGAACATGCGAAAGCCGATGCTGCTGTTTTTTGGGCTCCATATACGTTCATGGCAAGCGGAAAAGGCTATGTGACGGCAAGCACGGCTTATGATGTCAACGCGCGTTTGCCGATTTTCATTGTTGTAAACAAAGCCTATGCGGAACAGTATCCTGAAATCACAAAAAATTTCCTGGCAATCTATATGCGCGGCATCCATTGGCTTTTGAACGCTCCCCGTGCCGATGTCGTGAAAGAAATGCAAACATATTACAAAGACGTTTTCGGACTTGATTATTCTGAAACCATGCTTGATTTGAATTTCAACGTCTTCAAGCTCTTTAATTTGGCTAAACAAAAAGAATTGTTCGCAGCCGGCGAAAATGGCGTGAGCAAGGTTCAGGCATGGCAGGAAAGCATTGCGCAGTTCGTGCTTAATTACGGTTCCGTGCACAAGAGTTTAGAAAAGAATATTATCGGCAGCAAATATGTTGTTCCTACCTTTATCAATATGATTGAAGAAAGTGATTTGAAATAGGATAATCGGTGAAACTATGCGTGTTTTAGGTACAGTTATTCTCGGTTTGATAATACTTTGCGTCGAAGTTTATCTTGGCGTGCAAAGTTTTTATCCTCAAGCGCTGCAGCAGGAACAAGCCGATGTTGTGCAAAGTATTCTTGAAAATAAGAAAACTATTGTTGATGAGCTTTCAGAACAGGAGCTTGCTTGGCTTGCGCAAAACAAAGTGATTCAGGTTGGGGTTGACGCGAACTTCTATCCTTTGGAAACCTTTAACGAACGTGGGCAATACACCGGTATCGGCGGTGATTATCTGCGTTTGCTTTCTTCCATGACAGGAATGGATTTTGCTGTGCAGCGTCAGCAAGACTGGGCGACGGTTGAAGAACTTGCCCAATTGAAACGTATTGACCTTTTTATGGCGCTTGCGAAAACCGAACGCCGTGAAGAGTATTTGTCGTTTGCCGAACCGTATGTGAATTTGCCCGGCATGATCATGGTGCCTCGGACAAATACCGCGAGCAATCTGACTTTGGACGATCTGAAAGGCAAAAAGCTCGCTGTTGTGAAGAATTATTACTGGGATGACTATGTCGCCGCAAATTATCCCGATATTGTTCTTGTTCCGGCGCGCGATACGATCAGCGCCATGCAGATGGTCACAAACGGCGAAGCTGATGCCGTGATTGACTATGAATTTAACCTGAATGAAAAAATTCAGGTCGCAGGTATTTATCAGCTGCACACTGTCGGACAAATTCCGTCTGAATTCGGGCACAGCGTTGCCGTGCGCACTGATTTGCCGGAGTTGTTTTCAATTGTGGACAAGGCTCTTGCACAAATCACTCCCGAAGAACGGAAAAGCATTGCGGACAGTTGGCTGAATAAGGCGAAACCCGCAGGGAACGAACGCCGTTTGCAATGGTATTTCTTCTTCTTTACGCAAGCTGTTTTGCTGATACTTCTCCTGATAAGCTTCGTTAAGAGTTTGGCAAGAAAAGCCGCTATCGCAAAGGCTAAAGAAATACGTGCCCATATGGCATAGTCTTCCGTATTTTAAAAAGTCCTGCTTCGGCAGGGCTTTTTTTTAATTTAAATTGACAATATCAAGATATCCTTATATACTATATTGCATATGATGAAAGGAGCAGGTTATGCATATTGGAGAATTGATAAAAAAGCAAGAGAAACCGTTTTTTTCCGTTGAATTTTTTCCGCCTAAAGAAAAGGAAAAATGGAATGATTTTTTTCAGGTTGTGGAAAAGATAAAAGCAATCAATCCGTTATTTGCTTCTGTTACCTGCGGTGCAGGAGGTTCGGGGCAAGATAATACCGTTGAAATCGCAAGCGCCATTAAAAACAATCACGGCATTGAGTGTATGGCGCACTGCACATGCGTACGTTCCGATAAAGCAAAGATTGATGAATATTTAAGTGAACTCCGTCATGCGAATATTGAAAATATTTTGGCACTGCGCGGAGATAAGCCGAAAAATGCGGAAGGGCTTGTCGATGAATCGCTCATGAGCCATGATTTTAAATTTGCTTCCGATTTGGTCGGGTATGTAAGAGAGCGGCATAAGGATTTTGATGTTGCCGTTGCCGCTTATCCTGCTCCGCACCCGGAATCAAAAACATTTTCAGAAGACAGAAAATTTTTAATTGAAAAAATACGCAAAGGGGCGAATTTCGGTATTACGCAGCTTTTTTTTGATAGCCGTGAATACCTTGATTTGCAGGAACGTCTGAAAAAAGAAGGAATTGCGGATTGTCCGATTATTCCGGGCATTCTTCCCATTCAAAGCCTTGCTTCGATTAAGCATACGCTTTCCTTATGCGGCGCGAATATTCCGGGGAAATTCTTTTTGGCTTTGGAAAAAGCCTATGACGAAGGTGGCAACGAGAAAGTGAAAGAACTCGGTTTGAAATACGCTGTCGACCAAATCCGCATTCTTTTGGACAGCGGCGCGAAAGGTATTCATTTATACAGTCTGAACAAAGCGGAGCTTTGCCTGCAATTGGTGGACATGATATAATACGGTGTAAAACCGTATATAAAAAGAGCCGTGTATTCAAATAAATGGCTCTTTTTTTGTCGCTTCAGCATAAAAATATCTGTCGGAGCATTTCCATTTGAGATGAGGAATTTTTTATGCGGGGTAAAAACTTTTATCTCTGCTGCCGCTGTCCGTAAAGCTTGCAAGTTTGCTGACAGCTGAAGCAAGAACTTTCTTCCACTGCGCTCCTTTGCAACACGTTATAATAATTTCCTATATCCCTTTAACATCACATAGCATTATGAATATCATGCGGAAATGCTGCGTGCAGGCGGAATGAAAAAATTTCGATACGAGATTGTTCTTCTTTGGTATTTTTGTCAGTCAAAACCAAAGGGCGGCAGTCGGCGCTTTCTTCATTAAGAATACCGCGGAAAAAGTATCGGGTGTTTTTGCGGACAAACAGGATAAAAACAGTCGAAGGTTAACGTATCCGTATTCATGGGTAGTTGATAACCATGAAAATTTAAAAAATATCAATACGGAAACAGGTTTTTTTGCGCAGACCCTATTGGGGTGATACGGTAAACCGAAATAACGGAAGTAATAAAAGCGCATAGGTAAAATCAACGAAATGGATACAGGAGAGTATTCGCCCAAATAGTACGGTCTGTTTGCGGAAGCTGGGGATATGCAGGCAAAGACAAACTATTTTCAGCTGGAAGCGGTTTGCGGATAAAATGCATTGGGCGGACGCATTCGTATTTTGACATGCAAAGCGCTGTCATATAGGGCAGGAGAAAATCTGCCCGTTTAGCGGATTGTCTTCATTTCAATACGAATATCACAATTCCTGTACATTCATGATACTTGCTTCAAAAAGAAGCGGATTGATTTTTCCAAGCCGCACAAGCACCTCTTGCCCAAGCAGTGCTTTATCCCCGAAAAGCTGTCTTTTCGCGCGCACAAGAATTTGTTCACGCGTCAGGCTTACGGTCACATACATATCATTTTCATCAGAAATAATGCCATGGAAAGAGCAATTTTCACCTTGGCGCTTTGCCTCTTGCTGTATGAATACAAAACGCCAATAACGGGGTCTGCTGCGTTGGACCTGACTTGCAAGCCCGTTATGAATATTGAAATTCATAAGCATGTTTTCCATTTCTTCTTTATTGAAAAGAGGTTCTTGGAAAAAGGTGAAATGCATGATTTGCGCCTGATTCACCAAATCGGCATAACGGCGCAGGGGAGAAGTGACAGGACTGTATGCTTTCAATCCCAAGCCAGTATGGGGTTTCGCCTCGATTTCCGTAAGGGCGGGGCTGAGCAGACGGGCGATTTTGGCTATCTCTTCTGGCTTTTTCCAAATTCCTGCCATTTCTTTTGGAATACCGATGTGCTGTGTCCTGAAAAACAACGGAATTTCATGGGAAACCGCAAAATCGGCGGCAATGGAATTGGCGATGACCATGAGTTCGGAAACAATAAGCTGCGCCTTGGGGCTTTGTGGCATCGGTTCCAGATGAACCTGCGTTTTGCTGCCGGTTCCTTCAAGGTATAAATCGTATTCGTCACGTTCGATGATGACAGCCCCGTTTTCAATACGTTTTTGCATATGCGCTTCTGCAAAAAGATAGGCTTTTTCAAGCAGAGCGCCGTATTTTCGCGCTTTGGCAAGAGCGTTTTCATCGGGAGCATACCGTTCTTCGTTCACAGGATAATGGCAGGAAGACTGCCGCACTGTTTCCTTTGCTTCTTCTATTTGGGAAATAGTTTCAGACAACACGGCTTCGCAGGCAGAATATTGCAGGTTATCACAAACGTGCACACGGGAAAAAGAAATGCCGCAG
This window encodes:
- a CDS encoding ABC transporter substrate-binding protein, with amino-acid sequence MRIRFWLKTVVVAVCVLGLTMPAFAKKSAQKDNLVDVKTAWVTGQESFPVWLAKKQGWDKEKGMNIITTVYGSGNEALEDFSVNNWAIGGLGAIPTLRGAKDGNMLVIALANDESDANAVMVRPGSPILNKKGVASSYPNVYGSAVDIRRKSFIVTPLSSSHYTLIKYLEVLGVSPREVDVKFIDQALGLLSFEHAKADAAVFWAPYTFMASGKGYVTASTAYDVNARLPIFIVVNKAYAEQYPEITKNFLAIYMRGIHWLLNAPRADVVKEMQTYYKDVFGLDYSETMLDLNFNVFKLFNLAKQKELFAAGENGVSKVQAWQESIAQFVLNYGSVHKSLEKNIIGSKYVVPTFINMIEESDLK
- a CDS encoding APC family permease; its protein translation is MKDNQCHGEIRTQLEKNLSPLEVTALALGAIVGWGCFVLPGIRFLPEAGPFGAVLGFLIGAVFQCIVALNYSVLIRPYPVAGGAFAYAYAGFGSKGAFICGWALVLSYVCVIAANATALILLTRYLLPGVLDVGHLYSIADWEVNAGEVGFVSAILLLLGYMNYKGVSAASAVQVFLAIALTLGILVLAGGTAISETASFDNLKPFFNENRGVFASILMVLALTPWLFVGFDTIPQTAEEFNFSPHKARDLMIISIVVGAVLYSAMVLAVAGYMPYPELLARKFAWDAGWIADQVFGRFGGIALCIPVLAAILSGMNGFFMASTRLLFSMGRSKFLPDWFAELHPCYGTPWKSTLFILIFTLICPWFGREALLWIVDMSAIGTALAYLFTCMCAYKYLEQHPEIARAAVGKILAVIGCMTSIICFILLIYPSSPASIGIPSWCCLFSWVILGGLFYSTKHAELSATPHSRLRYLLFGKSDYHVLFDIDEDEERAKEEAYSN
- a CDS encoding transporter substrate-binding domain-containing protein; translated protein: MRVLGTVILGLIILCVEVYLGVQSFYPQALQQEQADVVQSILENKKTIVDELSEQELAWLAQNKVIQVGVDANFYPLETFNERGQYTGIGGDYLRLLSSMTGMDFAVQRQQDWATVEELAQLKRIDLFMALAKTERREEYLSFAEPYVNLPGMIMVPRTNTASNLTLDDLKGKKLAVVKNYYWDDYVAANYPDIVLVPARDTISAMQMVTNGEADAVIDYEFNLNEKIQVAGIYQLHTVGQIPSEFGHSVAVRTDLPELFSIVDKALAQITPEERKSIADSWLNKAKPAGNERRLQWYFFFFTQAVLLILLLISFVKSLARKAAIAKAKEIRAHMA
- a CDS encoding methylenetetrahydrofolate reductase gives rise to the protein MHIGELIKKQEKPFFSVEFFPPKEKEKWNDFFQVVEKIKAINPLFASVTCGAGGSGQDNTVEIASAIKNNHGIECMAHCTCVRSDKAKIDEYLSELRHANIENILALRGDKPKNAEGLVDESLMSHDFKFASDLVGYVRERHKDFDVAVAAYPAPHPESKTFSEDRKFLIEKIRKGANFGITQLFFDSREYLDLQERLKKEGIADCPIIPGILPIQSLASIKHTLSLCGANIPGKFFLALEKAYDEGGNEKVKELGLKYAVDQIRILLDSGAKGIHLYSLNKAELCLQLVDMI